The Coffea arabica cultivar ET-39 chromosome 6e, Coffea Arabica ET-39 HiFi, whole genome shotgun sequence genome contains the following window.
GAAATGTCATTGCATTGGTTTTCGTAGTGTCATCAATCTATGGCCTTCTCATTTATTTCTGGATGGtctctcttcctttttttttcttttttctttgcttttattTCCCATGGTACTCAATTGTGAATGGACAGATATGGAACAACAACTGTAAGTCCTGGTCCTCAGATCAATAGCATAAAGTCGAAAGCTACCAGCGCTAGATGGCGAAGAGTGGTCTTCAAAATTAGTGGTGGCACTCTAGCAGGGACAGCACCGCAGAATATTGATCCAAAGGTTCAACTCTACTCTGGAATACTTTAAACTGAGTTGAGTGATGTCTTTGCTGAATTCCTCAGCGATCACCAGTCCCTTAGCCTAGACTTCAATTTCGTTTAAACAGACAAGAATTTAAGTGGAGGAATGATATTGAAATTTGTAAATGCAAGCAGCATAACTTTGTACTTGAAAATGTTTTTTGGGACAGGTGTCTCTGGTAGTCTTGCTCTCATAAAATGACGTTactttggtttgtttggatttgaTTCGGGCTTTTGCAAGATATGACCCTTTAAATGTTGGGACACTTTCCTGTTATTAACCGACTGTCTCATCCAACATATTCACTTAACCCATGGTAGGGTACCACGCTAAAAATAACTTTTGTGAATCATGTTCTTGCTGAGATCTACTAAAGATTGAGAAGTAAAAAGAGTTGGGCCCTAACTGGATTCTTTATCCATTTTGAAGTCTTTTTCAATGGGAATTTTTTATGCAGTGGCTACTTTGTGTCAGTTGAGAAAGTAAAATTTATTCATTCACACAGTAATTCTTTGCTTAACTGGTTTCTATTGATATTCCAGGTGGCCATGCTGGTAGCTAGAGAAGTTTCAATAGCTTGTCGTATGGGTGTTGAGGTACCACTTGAAAGCTTGGTACTTTCTGCGGAAACTTTTACTGTTTTCTTATTCCATGTAGCAAAATTCATAATTGTTCTGTTAGGTGGCAATAGTTGTTGGTGGTCGTAACTTCTTTTGTGGACACACATGGGTAACGACGACAGGGTTAGATAGGTTTGCTGCATACCAAGCTGGGTAAGTTCTGAATTGAATACATGTTCAGTAGCAATTAGATGTTACAAGAATTCTTAACTTCTATGTTTCGTGTTATAGTAATTTGAAGAATTGAAGTATGTCCTTGTGCACTTGATATGGCTTATGTGGAAGCTCATTTCGTAAACTGTCTTAAAATCATTGTTGTACAACTGTGTTTTTTTAAGATGTCCTTCTTGGATGGTCCAAGTAATTATTTGGCTACTGTCATTTCCTGTTATAAGTACGTGTGTTGTATCCATTGTGTATGCACGACTCTTATGGTCCAAGTAATTATGGCTACTGTCATTTCCTGTTATACGTGTTGTAATTGTTGTGTAGTGTTAAATTTTCAGCTGGATGCTAATCTTGTTTGTCCAAATTGCATTTTTGATGCTTGAGGTCGGGTTTTTGTAGTATGGCCAGACAGACTCACATTGTCTCTGTCTCACCAGAATGATGGCAACTGTGATGAATTCTATACTGCTACAGTCGGCCTTTGAGAAATTGGGCGTGCAGACGCGTGTCCAAAGTGCATATTCAATGCCTGAGGTTGCTGAGCCATATTGTAGGCTTCGGGCTATCCGGCATCTGGAAAAAGGAAGagttgtgatttttggtggtaTTGGAGCTGGCACAGGGAATCCACTCTTCTCAACTGATTTGGCTGCAGCCCTCAGAGCTTCAGAGAGTATGAACTTCTTGCGCATTTCTAAAATCTTCACTGCTAGTCTTATAGTTAGTCCTGAATTCCAActcctttcttttgctccttGTGGAAGATAATTCTTTACATTGTTCGTTTTACAGTTAATGCGGATGCTGTCTTAAAAGGCACAAATGTGGATGGCGTCTTTATTTGTGATTCTAGAAACAATAACATTGCAGCTGATCATATTTCCTTCACGGACTTGGCTTCTGGGGGCGCCTGCCCAATGGACATGATGGCTATAAGATCCTGTGAGGACAACGGAATTCCTGGTTGGTACTCGTATTCTAGACCTCATGCACTATATCATCTGCTAACTTGGTAAATAGGGTCCTGAAATTGGTGGAGTCTGACTTGGAtagaaaaatttcttttctactCGGACATCTTTGAATTGGCATGATAGAGAGTTGTATTGTGTCTAATTCGTAAAAATGTTTTGTGCAGTTGTCATTTTCAATCTTCATGAGCCTGGGAATATATCAAGAGCGCTATGCGGAGAACAAGTTGGTACACTGATTGATCAAACAGGAAGTGTTAACTAGTCTTTTAGGGGCTATGTATCTCAGTGATATAATGTGTACGTAGCTGTTGAGCCTTGTTGTCGCCAGATGTCTCGCCAAGTTAATTTTGTAAAACACTGAGCATGCCTTTTTCTCAGCTGCTCCTAATCCATTTCAACTGGTGATCCAGGCATCACACCTGCCCGACAACGGCTTGCTCAAAGAGATAGCAGTTTCAAGTAACTAATTTAAGCAGATAGTTTAGATGAATTGTTTTAGTAGTGACATTATTGTTTCCATTACTCGCAGATGTCTGTACAACTTGGTTGTAAAATGTTTGCGGATCTGGAAAGGTAACAATATTCTGATCAAACACAAGTAAGTTCTGGAGAAAGGAATACAAGGAGCCAGTTGCTTGAAGCTTGAAAGTATCAAAAAACctttgaattttcttgcatttgtCTAAAAGGTTCATGGAATTTCCTTTATATTTGACTGATATAGCACATCCTAATTTTGGCCCTGAATGGTTTAGTACCTTATCGTACCTCCTGTTCCCATGGTCTGGTAGATTTCCTCGGGATTCCAAGAAGAATCACTTTAATGAAGCCCTCAGTCGTACTTTTACCATGGCACCCATGAGACTTTTCTTTTTAGCTTTTTTCCCGGGGCCATGTAGTCTCGTGCTCCAAATATTCTTGAATTGCTGTTGAGGATGAATTGGGCTACCCAAAATCACAAATCGAATGAAAGGCTGCCTTTTATTTTGCTTGAGAGAATTTCGAGATCTTGTTCAAGAAGTTTGTGGACAGCTATGTCGAATTGAGGCATGATATCAGGCAGATGCATAATCGTTGGACGTTTGATCATTAGATTATAACAATTTCAAAAATTTAGAACATAGTAAATCACAGTCTATTATCATTGAGAGGAATGATGCTCTAGTGGTGAAATACCTAAATAATGCCGCTTTTTATTCAAAATGCCGAAAATAATCCAAATTTTTAGAGTTAATCCCAAGATTTCACTCTTTCAAAAAGAGGCTCCTGTCTGTGTTTCTCGTGGCCCCCCCACGTCTAGCATAATGAGGTTCTGGAAGGGGTTTGAGTTGGGTAATTAAGTCCCTGGATTGCCTTCAAAAGTTATCGGCTTTTTTTGAGTTTAatctgggattaggtttaattATTTCAACAAAAGTCATTTACTGGAGTCTAGCATAATgatagaaggaaaagaaagtcaCAAATAGAATCGGCATTCCAATCCAATCAAAGTTCAAAGTCGCTGGTgcaatttttttcccaaaaaaaaaaaagtcggcAGTGCAAATGTTCCAAGGGCCTAAGATAGCCATTTGAGGGGGAAACACAAAAAAGTCGCCATGCCAAGAACAGGGATAATTGGCAACAGCTTGGAAAGAAATCCATGAACAGTATGAGAAAAGGACAGGGATAATTGGCAACAGTGGATATCATATTATAGCCTGGAAGCAATTCTAATTTCTTCCTTTCTAATTTGGGTTGCATCCAAATTTTGGAATCAGAGGGACGTCTGCAAAACATGCCGGGGGGACGGCATGTTACTATGAACTACTAAAAtggtagtacaagtacaagtacaCTTGAGGAGAAAGGGCCACTGAACTATGCGATGTTGGAAGGCAAATGAATAAACAAAGCATACAAATTTTACAAACTAATGTGGAGACATTCTATTCGCCCGTAGATTCAGGCAAATAGGAGAGTCTGCTTTGCACCAAGGCGGTGCAAACGCAAATGACAGAAGCGTTTCATAAATGCCGACGGACAGGACAGCAGTAGATCAATAGCCGGCCACACCACCGTCTTCAGTATTTGCAAGCGACGGCGAGAGGGAATTCCGGGATTCGTCATAATCTTCACCCAATGGAGATGGCTCCACCCGGATCTCCTCTATCAGTTTGGTCACTTCAGCCATCGTGGGCCTCTTTTCCGGCTGTGGAACAACACAAGCCATTGCTACATGTAGCATTGAAACTAATTCTTCCTCAATGTTCTTGTACCTCAACAGTTCTTGATCAAAAACTTCTGCTGTCCACTCATCCCTCACCACTGACCGAACCCACTTGGGCAAGTCCACCGGCTGCTCTTCGTCGTCTTCCTCGAGGCGAGGACGGCTTGGTGAAGGGTATTGCGACGGAGCTTTACCTGTAAGAACCTCTAAAAGCAATACTCCAAAACTGTAAACATCCGCCTTTTGGGATAACCTCTTAATCTCTGCCTGTTCGGGTGCTTTGTACCCTCCCAGTCTAGCTATGGCATGAACAGGGTTCAATAGGAGTGACAACCCGAAGTCAGAAATGCAAGCAACGCCGTTCTTATCAAGTAACACATTCGATGATTTCACATTCCCATGAGGGATTCGGGAGGTTGCATACTCTTGGTGAATCTTGGCAAGCCCTCGAGCTGCTCCCAACACTAAGCTGATCCTTGTCGTCCAATCCAACGGAATTCTCCCGGGTCCGCGATTTCCTGTTCAAAGAAGAACGTCGGAGTAAGCCAGCACACAAAGATTGATCAATTCTAAAAACAATTAGCCGTCATTTGAAAGAGCAGTAGAATTAATTCTGCATACCATGAAGGAGAGAGTGCAAGCTGCCATTAGGCATATAATCACAAACAAGCAATTTTTCCTCCTTGGCATAATAGTAAGCCCTGAGCTTGACAATGTTTGGATGCTTAAGCTTCCCAATCACATCCATGTACTGCTCAAACTCCTTTCTTGCACAAGGATTAGCATCCTTTAACCTCTTCACCGCCACGGTGCAGCCATCGTCAAGGACCGCCTTATAAACGGTTCCCAAACTCCCTTTTCCCAGCATCTCAGCCGATGCCCGGAGCAGTTCTTCCAGCTCAAATTGCTTCCTTCTGTCGAAGAAAACCAGCGCACTCTTATCAGTGGCCGTGGTTCCATCACTATCTGCACCGCCATTGTTGGCATAAACCCTCCTCTCACCACCGGAATAACTACTCCTCCTCTTCCCACTCTCGCTCCCAGCCAGTGAGCTGCCATCCCTCGAGTACCTCCCGCAACAATAGGCTATCAGGAAGGAAGCGATCACTAATGCAGCCACAGCAGTTGACACGATTATCGCAACTAGTGCTCCGCTACCAAGTTTTTTCCTCGAAtgactttttgatttttcaGTCGGAAAAGTTGCGGCAGTTGTCGCTGGCAACGAACTAGGATTTGATGGCACGGTCTGCGAAGAAGATGGTGGCTGCTTCCCAGTGAATGAACAGGGGGGTAAAGGACTAGTTCCGCAAAGACCTTCATTCCCAGCAAAACTATTCTCACCATATCTCTTGAGCAAGTCCCGAGGAACTGCTCCGTAAAATTCGTTATTCGACAGGTTCAAGTTCTTGAGTTCCTGTAAGGAGACGAGGGATTTAGGAATGGTCCCAGACAGGGCATTGTTCTGGAGGTTTATGGTCAGTATGCGGGAGAAATTGGAGAATTGGGAAGGAATGGGGCCCCCGAGGTTGTTGTTGGAGAGGTCGAGGCGGAGGAGGCGACGTAGGGAGGAGATATCTGGTGGGATTTCGCCGGATATGTCGTTGCCGGAGAGATAGAGGAGCTTGAGGTTGAGGCAGCGGATGAGAGGGCTGATGGTGCCGTTAAGGCGGTTGTCGTGGAGGTCGAGGAGGCGGAGCTGGTCAAGGGAGGAGAGGGAGTCGATGGGGCCTCGGAGGTTGAGGGAAGGGAGGAAGAGTGCGGTTACGCGGCCATTGGTGCATTTGACGCCAACCCAAGAGGCGGTGCAGGCGGTGGAGGTGGCGTTGGAGGAGGGCGGGAGGGTCCAGTTGGAGAGGAGAGTGCCGTGGAGGTCTGTCTGGGAACGGAAGAGAGTGAGGGCCGCCGTGTCATTCGAGGAGGCGGAGGAGGAGGCGGTGGTggtaaagaaagaaagatggatgatgaggaggaggagaagtGAGAAGAACGCAGGACAAAGATCCATTGTGGGCAGAGGGAGAGAGCATAGGGCGCGAAGTCTCGAGATAACGGTGGCGTTCAATTTTAAAAACTACTACACTAGTATTACAACATCCTCTGCAATAAGGAAAAAATGCATGCAATAGTAGTtattaaaagcaaaaaaaaacaaaaactactagtagtagtagtaaatTCCATGCTGGCTGGTGTAGTAGAAATCTTTATGCACAAAAAAACTGCAAAGTgcaaagagaagagagagtcaGGTTGGTAGTTGGTGGTGTAGCATACAGACAAAGAGAAAGTCGTCGTAGGTAGAATTATGGCATTGGAATAACCTAACGCGTGTTTCTCTAATTGTTTGTACCGAATATCAAGGACTAAAGGAAGGA
Protein-coding sequences here:
- the LOC140009351 gene encoding leucine-rich repeat receptor-like protein kinase PXC1; translation: MDLCPAFFSLLLLLIIHLSFFTTTASSSASSNDTAALTLFRSQTDLHGTLLSNWTLPPSSNATSTACTASWVGVKCTNGRVTALFLPSLNLRGPIDSLSSLDQLRLLDLHDNRLNGTISPLIRCLNLKLLYLSGNDISGEIPPDISSLRRLLRLDLSNNNLGGPIPSQFSNFSRILTINLQNNALSGTIPKSLVSLQELKNLNLSNNEFYGAVPRDLLKRYGENSFAGNEGLCGTSPLPPCSFTGKQPPSSSQTVPSNPSSLPATTAATFPTEKSKSHSRKKLGSGALVAIIVSTAVAALVIASFLIAYCCGRYSRDGSSLAGSESGKRRSSYSGGERRVYANNGGADSDGTTATDKSALVFFDRRKQFELEELLRASAEMLGKGSLGTVYKAVLDDGCTVAVKRLKDANPCARKEFEQYMDVIGKLKHPNIVKLRAYYYAKEEKLLVCDYMPNGSLHSLLHGNRGPGRIPLDWTTRISLVLGAARGLAKIHQEYATSRIPHGNVKSSNVLLDKNGVACISDFGLSLLLNPVHAIARLGGYKAPEQAEIKRLSQKADVYSFGVLLLEVLTGKAPSQYPSPSRPRLEEDDEEQPVDLPKWVRSVVRDEWTAEVFDQELLRYKNIEEELVSMLHVAMACVVPQPEKRPTMAEVTKLIEEIRVEPSPLGEDYDESRNSLSPSLANTEDGGVAGY